The following proteins come from a genomic window of Synechococcus sp. BIOS-E4-1:
- a CDS encoding acetyltransferase produces the protein MKKNLVMIGSGLFAEVACAYFEEFTGYKVVAFSSHKNYITSGEIYGRPWLAIEDLTREFSTEDADVFVAIGYGQMNKIRQRVYFEMKDKGYACASFVYPGVKIWDSTTFGENVFIFEDNTIQPFTQIGSNTIFWSGNHIGHHSRIGNHCFISSHVVISGSCAVGDNVFIGVNSTLHDSIVIGDECLIGAGATISKNTSPKSVYVAQQTKVFPKTSDQLRF, from the coding sequence ATGAAAAAAAATCTTGTCATGATTGGAAGCGGCCTTTTCGCTGAAGTTGCTTGTGCATACTTTGAAGAGTTTACTGGTTACAAAGTTGTTGCTTTTTCCTCTCATAAAAATTACATAACTAGTGGTGAGATTTATGGACGCCCCTGGCTCGCGATTGAAGATTTAACGCGTGAGTTTTCTACGGAAGATGCGGATGTTTTTGTTGCGATTGGTTATGGCCAAATGAATAAAATTCGCCAGCGTGTCTACTTTGAAATGAAGGATAAAGGATATGCTTGTGCATCATTTGTTTATCCAGGTGTAAAGATTTGGGATTCAACAACTTTTGGGGAAAACGTTTTTATTTTTGAAGATAATACAATTCAACCATTTACGCAAATTGGTAGCAACACTATTTTCTGGAGTGGCAATCACATAGGTCATCACTCTCGAATTGGAAATCATTGCTTTATTTCTTCACATGTTGTGATATCTGGGTCATGTGCTGTTGGTGATAATGTATTTATTGGTGTTAATTCAACACTTCATGACAGTATTGTGATCGGTGACGAATGCCTGATCGGTGCCGGAGCAACCATTTCCAAAAACACATCACCCAAAAGCGTATACGTAGCTCAGCAGACTAAAGTCTTTCCAAAAACAAGCGACCAGCTCAGGTTCTAA
- a CDS encoding class I SAM-dependent methyltransferase codes for MAKSNLPLDQIKGLYSSNLSHNGVKSTAVGWNSTESQALRFDKLTSVIEDYSAPVSVNDYGCGYGAHLDHLVKARGIKVAGYAGYDLSEEMLAAARAELSWFSGDLSLICSPEISTISDYTFVSGTFNVRFEADDSVWKEFIEKKLDEIDAHSRCGFSFNLLSTYVDWKEEHLFYGDPCYWFDLCKRKYSTRVSLLHDYPLYEWTIFVRK; via the coding sequence ATGGCTAAATCAAATCTCCCTCTAGATCAAATTAAAGGTCTTTACTCAAGTAATCTCAGTCATAATGGGGTTAAGTCTACGGCTGTTGGATGGAATAGCACTGAGTCGCAAGCATTGCGGTTTGACAAGTTGACTTCTGTCATTGAGGACTACTCAGCTCCAGTCTCAGTCAATGATTATGGTTGTGGTTACGGAGCCCACTTAGATCACCTGGTAAAAGCCCGCGGTATTAAGGTGGCTGGCTATGCCGGCTATGATCTGAGTGAGGAGATGCTTGCAGCAGCGCGGGCAGAACTTTCTTGGTTCTCTGGCGATCTTTCTCTTATCTGTTCACCCGAGATTTCGACTATATCCGATTACACTTTTGTCTCTGGAACATTCAATGTGAGGTTTGAAGCAGACGACTCTGTATGGAAAGAGTTTATCGAGAAGAAGTTGGATGAAATAGATGCACATTCTCGTTGCGGTTTTTCCTTCAATCTCCTATCAACCTATGTCGACTGGAAGGAAGAGCATTTATTCTACGGTGATCCTTGTTATTGGTTTGATTTGTGCAAGCGTAAATATTCAACCCGTGTTTCGCTTTTGCACGACTATCCTCTTTACGAGTGGACAATTTTTGTTCGAAAGTGA
- a CDS encoding class I SAM-dependent methyltransferase, translating into MPFSQESLNSQAWCSLLHQIRLHYGSNIGDNDYQFLERIYRDGLHKYLDRLKSIGFCGNQRILDAGCGYGQWSLALAQLNEMVLSCDISPLRVSVLQKLATQIGFTNIASEVSGIDIMTYPDQHFDAVFCYGVIFLTPWRQSLAELARVLKPGGKLYVNANGLGWYMFLWQEEHNKADDYDPKAIAAQTFLDTLRYDRDGVYKQGMNLIIEPKSIETELQRLGFQDIKLAAEGALHLNKAVTSPRPFFKGEYYGQPGIFEATGTKR; encoded by the coding sequence ATGCCCTTCTCTCAAGAAAGCCTCAATTCACAAGCATGGTGTTCGCTATTGCATCAGATACGATTGCATTACGGATCCAATATTGGCGACAATGATTATCAGTTTCTCGAGAGAATATATAGAGACGGTCTTCACAAATATTTAGACCGCTTGAAGTCTATTGGTTTTTGCGGTAATCAGCGTATTTTAGATGCTGGTTGCGGATATGGTCAGTGGTCGCTCGCGTTAGCTCAGTTGAATGAAATGGTTTTGAGTTGCGATATATCGCCACTGCGGGTTAGCGTTTTACAAAAACTAGCCACACAAATTGGCTTCACTAATATAGCGTCAGAGGTCAGCGGAATTGATATTATGACCTACCCTGATCAGCACTTTGATGCTGTGTTTTGTTATGGCGTTATTTTCTTGACACCGTGGCGCCAATCTTTGGCAGAGCTCGCACGCGTATTGAAGCCTGGTGGAAAGCTATATGTCAATGCGAACGGCTTGGGTTGGTATATGTTTCTTTGGCAAGAGGAGCATAATAAAGCCGATGATTACGACCCAAAAGCAATTGCTGCACAAACATTTCTTGACACACTTCGCTACGACAGGGATGGGGTTTATAAACAGGGGATGAATTTAATAATCGAGCCGAAGTCTATAGAGACTGAATTACAGCGCTTGGGATTTCAGGATATCAAACTAGCGGCGGAGGGTGCTCTGCATTTGAATAAGGCTGTAACGTCACCGAGACCTTTTTTCAAGGGTGAGTACTACGGGCAGCCTGGCATCTTTGAAGCGACTGGAACCAAACGCTGA
- a CDS encoding glycosyltransferase has translation MYKTNGLRIAFLSNMNNNHFALARYLRDEGFDCELLLFTDEQDHFHPKCDTFTLEFMTWIKRISWGSERQLLTINPKVIQADLDKYDVFIGCGLAPAFLCKAGLLLDIMIPYGNDIWSETMYRFALPHYIAKSISSTYFQRKGLSQSKIVNCALGAGIYGSRIRKLCSNSLFWKFDIPMVYHRQYADPVVNGGSHWISEFEAVRNNADLMVVAHGRHVWGNASDPNVKGNNLLIKAWHLFCQRNPSIKAKLVFIEYGQNVTESKQYVTDLGLNASVKWFPQMFRKDIMPALLMADIVAAEFVHSWIGGGVIFEALVAGKPLLMHSIEHEKSTTMDNLYPIYNAKTPVQIAARLQEYVENKERGKEIGLQGQYWYKKYVVDKALTRYSQYFEERAAELGKVPR, from the coding sequence ATGTACAAAACCAATGGCCTTCGTATTGCTTTTCTTAGCAATATGAATAATAATCATTTTGCACTAGCGAGGTATTTACGAGACGAAGGTTTTGATTGTGAGTTGCTTTTATTCACAGATGAGCAGGATCATTTTCATCCAAAATGTGATACCTTTACTTTGGAATTTATGACATGGATTAAAAGGATCTCTTGGGGGTCTGAGCGACAGTTGCTAACAATTAACCCCAAAGTCATACAAGCTGATCTCGATAAATATGATGTTTTCATTGGTTGTGGTTTGGCACCTGCCTTTTTATGCAAGGCAGGGCTTTTACTAGATATCATGATCCCATATGGAAATGATATTTGGTCTGAAACAATGTACCGTTTTGCGTTGCCCCATTATATTGCAAAGTCGATTTCTTCCACTTATTTTCAGCGAAAGGGTTTGTCCCAATCTAAGATAGTTAATTGTGCGCTTGGAGCAGGAATATATGGAAGTCGGATTCGAAAACTATGCTCAAACTCTCTGTTCTGGAAATTTGATATTCCGATGGTTTACCATAGGCAATATGCAGATCCAGTCGTTAACGGAGGATCTCATTGGATTAGTGAATTTGAAGCAGTCAGAAATAATGCTGACCTGATGGTTGTTGCCCACGGCCGTCATGTATGGGGAAATGCCAGTGATCCTAATGTTAAGGGTAATAATCTACTTATCAAAGCTTGGCATCTTTTTTGCCAGCGAAATCCTTCTATAAAAGCAAAGTTGGTCTTTATCGAGTATGGCCAAAATGTAACAGAGTCGAAACAGTATGTTACTGATCTAGGTCTTAATGCGTCAGTTAAATGGTTCCCGCAAATGTTCCGAAAAGATATCATGCCAGCCCTGCTAATGGCAGATATTGTCGCCGCAGAGTTTGTGCACTCATGGATCGGAGGGGGGGTTATCTTTGAGGCTCTTGTTGCAGGTAAGCCATTACTCATGCACAGTATTGAGCACGAAAAATCGACAACAATGGACAACCTTTACCCAATTTATAATGCAAAAACGCCTGTACAGATTGCAGCCCGCTTGCAAGAATATGTTGAAAATAAAGAGCGCGGTAAGGAAATTGGTCTGCAAGGCCAGTATTGGTACAAAAAATATGTTGTTGATAAAGCCTTGACTCGATATTCTCAATACTTTGAAGAGCGTGCGGCTGAGCTTGGTAAAGTTCCCCGTTAA
- a CDS encoding glycosyltransferase, translating to MPKFDLIYIIGSLRVGGCEKHIVSVANYLASNADLNVGIFVICDSGELQSKLHASITTFLPCISYPVNSSKLRKIGFHFLRFINLASICFKARPKVIHSYLPLSYIYGAIAYLLLRPILPFSKLLMSRRSLNHYQSSGSIFKYESILHSIPHLALANSAAIAKDLRSEGFDSNKIRLIYNGVKAYDSEKVTLCSSRPNNIVCVANLIPYKGHIELIRAFSSAFSRLESNDLKLLLVGRPSDSAYYDFLRSLTSELLLEKQISFITDCSEPSSYLLSSRIGILPSRQEGFSNSLLEYMAAKLAIITSSVGGNTEAIIHMKSGLIFPPQDHSMLAENILLLQRNLRLADQLSHQAYLNSLEKFSADSMFEAYTSLYRFLLL from the coding sequence ATGCCTAAATTTGACCTTATTTATATTATTGGCTCTCTGAGGGTGGGTGGTTGTGAGAAGCACATTGTCTCTGTTGCTAATTATCTTGCGTCTAATGCTGATCTTAATGTAGGAATTTTTGTTATATGTGATTCCGGTGAATTGCAATCCAAGTTGCACGCCTCAATTACTACCTTCCTGCCTTGTATTTCTTATCCTGTTAATTCCTCTAAGCTTCGCAAAATTGGTTTTCATTTCTTAAGATTTATTAATCTTGCTTCTATTTGCTTTAAAGCTCGGCCAAAAGTAATACATTCCTATCTCCCTCTTTCGTATATATATGGTGCTATTGCCTATCTCTTGCTTCGGCCAATTCTTCCTTTTTCGAAATTGTTAATGAGTAGGCGGAGCCTTAACCATTATCAATCTTCTGGCTCGATATTTAAGTACGAAAGTATTCTTCATTCTATACCGCATCTTGCACTCGCCAATTCTGCTGCCATAGCCAAGGATCTACGTTCTGAAGGTTTTGATTCAAACAAAATTCGTTTGATTTATAATGGTGTTAAAGCATATGATTCCGAAAAAGTCACACTGTGTTCCTCACGGCCGAATAATATAGTGTGTGTTGCTAATTTAATTCCTTATAAAGGTCATATTGAGCTTATTAGGGCATTTTCATCGGCCTTTAGTAGACTTGAGTCTAACGATTTAAAGCTTTTACTTGTAGGTCGCCCTTCCGATTCTGCCTACTACGATTTCTTGCGTTCTCTGACCTCCGAACTTCTTTTGGAAAAGCAGATTTCGTTTATAACTGATTGTTCAGAGCCTTCGTCTTACCTGCTTTCTTCACGCATTGGCATTCTTCCTTCTCGTCAAGAAGGATTTTCTAATTCTTTGCTAGAATATATGGCAGCGAAGCTTGCTATCATCACTTCAAGTGTAGGTGGCAACACGGAGGCTATTATTCATATGAAGAGTGGTTTGATTTTTCCCCCACAAGATCACTCTATGCTTGCCGAAAATATACTTCTTCTACAACGTAATCTTCGCCTTGCTGACCAGCTTTCCCATCAAGCTTATTTAAATTCATTAGAAAAATTCTCTGCTGACTCAATGTTCGAAGCTTATACTTCGTTGTACCGATTCTTATTATTGTGA